The Paracoccus sp. MA genome contains a region encoding:
- the phoB gene encoding phosphate regulon transcriptional regulator PhoB gives MAQTQPCVLVVEDEGAQREVLKYNLEAEGFDVVLAENGDEAMLLVAEEQPDLIVLDWMLPNVSGIEVCRRVKADPSTRQIPIIMLSARSEEVDRVRGLETGADDYVVKPYSVVELMARLRTQLRRTRPASMGERLSFGDIILDAAEHRVFRAGQPLHLGPTEFRLLSTLMEKPGRVWTREQLLDRVWGRDIYVDTRTIDVHVGRLRKALMAYGGDNPVRTVRGTGYSLG, from the coding sequence ATGGCACAGACCCAACCCTGTGTTCTGGTCGTCGAGGACGAAGGCGCACAGCGCGAGGTGCTGAAATACAATCTCGAGGCCGAGGGCTTCGACGTGGTGCTGGCCGAGAACGGCGACGAGGCGATGCTGCTGGTGGCCGAGGAACAGCCCGACCTGATCGTGCTGGACTGGATGCTGCCCAACGTCTCGGGCATCGAGGTCTGCCGCCGGGTCAAGGCCGATCCCTCGACCCGGCAGATCCCGATCATCATGCTTTCGGCCCGGTCAGAGGAGGTGGACCGGGTGCGCGGGCTGGAGACCGGCGCCGACGATTACGTGGTCAAGCCCTATTCCGTGGTCGAGCTGATGGCGCGGCTGCGCACCCAGCTGCGCCGCACCCGCCCGGCCTCGATGGGCGAGCGGCTGAGCTTCGGCGACATCATCCTGGATGCGGCCGAGCATCGGGTGTTCCGCGCCGGCCAGCCGCTGCATCTGGGTCCGACCGAGTTCCGGCTGCTCTCGACCCTGATGGAAAAGCCCGGCCGGGTCTGGACGCGCGAGCAATTGCTGGACCGGGTCTGGGGCCGCGACATCTATGTCGACACCCGCACCATCGACGTCCATGTCGGCCGGCTGCGCAAGGCGCTCATGGCCTATGGCGGCGACAACCCGGTGCGCACGGTGCGCGGCACCGGCTATTCGCTGGGCTGA